Proteins encoded within one genomic window of Citricoccus muralis:
- a CDS encoding DUF3817 domain-containing protein → MFRTPHTLFRTLAIAEAGSWTLLIAGLILRASLGWDLAVTLGGGIHGFVFLSYATTAVLVSKNQRWSPKAAALAIGSAVVPYATVPVERWLTRRGLLDGAWRRTATDDPRDRSWHDRLMRVVLTHPVLSGVVALAAVVVVYVVLLMLGSPLDAIRGEG, encoded by the coding sequence GTGTTTCGCACGCCGCACACCCTGTTCCGCACCCTAGCCATCGCCGAGGCCGGCTCCTGGACCTTGCTGATCGCGGGGCTGATTCTGCGCGCGAGCCTGGGCTGGGACCTCGCGGTCACCCTCGGCGGCGGCATTCACGGATTCGTGTTCCTCTCCTACGCGACCACCGCCGTGCTGGTGTCGAAAAACCAGCGGTGGAGCCCGAAAGCAGCGGCCCTGGCGATCGGCAGCGCCGTCGTCCCCTACGCCACGGTGCCCGTGGAACGGTGGTTGACCCGACGCGGACTGCTCGACGGCGCCTGGCGGCGCACCGCCACCGATGACCCGCGTGACCGCAGCTGGCACGACCGGCTGATGCGCGTCGTCCTCACCCACCCGGTGCTCAGCGGTGTGGTGGCCCTGGCCGCGGTGGTGGTGGTCTACGTGGTGCTGCTGATGCTGGGCTCACCCCTGGACGCCATCCGCGGCGAAGGCTGA
- a CDS encoding anti-sigma factor domain-containing protein has translation MTDRDDARDEQLDRDERDRAAELLGVWAVDAVDPEERALVERVLARDPQLRAEADELHRVTDRLAVSAAVEPPASLRESVLGAISAEPEQPEQPSRRWAWALAAAAAVCLAIGGWWGITALNQDAITDQDQYTAVEQVLQDPAAQHLTAELPEQGTLEIALGPDGTGVLTGRSVPSPGEERAYQLWTIDGDDAPASHGLVEIHDGRVLMPLDGVPAGAVVALTVEPAGGSEQPTTDPILAVETQSS, from the coding sequence ATGACCGACCGCGACGACGCACGCGACGAACAGCTCGACCGCGACGAACGCGACCGCGCCGCCGAGCTGCTGGGCGTCTGGGCGGTGGACGCCGTCGACCCCGAGGAGCGCGCCCTGGTGGAACGGGTGCTGGCCCGGGACCCGCAACTGCGGGCCGAGGCCGATGAGCTGCACCGGGTCACCGATCGGCTCGCCGTCTCCGCGGCCGTGGAGCCACCGGCATCCCTGCGCGAATCGGTGCTGGGGGCGATCAGCGCTGAGCCAGAACAGCCAGAACAGCCGTCGCGCCGCTGGGCCTGGGCGCTGGCCGCCGCCGCTGCGGTGTGCCTAGCGATCGGCGGCTGGTGGGGGATCACCGCGCTGAACCAGGATGCCATCACCGACCAGGACCAATACACCGCCGTCGAGCAGGTGCTGCAGGACCCGGCCGCCCAGCATTTGACCGCCGAGCTGCCCGAGCAGGGCACCCTCGAGATCGCCCTGGGTCCCGACGGCACCGGGGTGCTCACCGGGCGCAGCGTCCCCAGCCCCGGCGAGGAGCGCGCCTACCAATTGTGGACCATCGACGGCGACGACGCCCCGGCCTCGCACGGTCTGGTGGAGATTCACGACGGGCGCGTGCTCATGCCGCTGGACGGCGTGCCGGCCGGTGCGGTCGTGGCGCTGACGGTGGAGCCCGCAGGCGGTTCGGAGCAGCCCACCACCGATCCGATCCTCGCCGTCGAGACGCAGTCCAGCTAA
- a CDS encoding SDR family NAD(P)-dependent oxidoreductase, whose protein sequence is MTAVPSQGLDVSSYWPGRYRGRVVLVTGAAGGLGGAAVERLRAENAVVVATDRVGADQELDVTSEEQWERVCAQVLAEHGRIDGLLLAHGAQGPEVPVEEVDPADWRRTLSINLDSCFLGLRAVLPSMKRAGYGRVVALSSISGREGNASMTAYSTSKAGVIALVKAAAKESASQGVCINAVAPSMFQTPLLQHLSAERNAELLSRVPAGRIGQPAEFAALAAWLLSEECSYTTGQVLDLSGGRYSGS, encoded by the coding sequence GTGACCGCGGTGCCGTCGCAGGGTCTGGATGTGTCTTCTTATTGGCCGGGTCGTTATCGCGGCCGGGTGGTGCTCGTGACCGGAGCCGCAGGAGGACTCGGCGGCGCTGCTGTGGAACGATTGCGTGCGGAAAACGCCGTCGTCGTTGCCACTGATCGGGTGGGTGCGGACCAGGAACTCGACGTCACCTCCGAGGAGCAGTGGGAGCGGGTCTGTGCGCAGGTGTTGGCCGAGCACGGCCGGATCGACGGGCTGTTGCTGGCTCATGGTGCGCAGGGCCCCGAAGTTCCGGTGGAAGAGGTCGACCCGGCGGACTGGCGGCGTACTCTCAGTATCAACCTGGATTCGTGCTTCCTCGGATTGCGCGCTGTTCTGCCGAGTATGAAGCGCGCTGGCTACGGGCGAGTTGTGGCGCTCTCGTCGATTTCGGGGCGCGAGGGGAATGCCTCCATGACCGCGTATTCCACTTCGAAGGCCGGCGTGATCGCCCTGGTGAAAGCCGCCGCGAAGGAATCGGCGTCACAGGGGGTGTGCATTAACGCGGTGGCTCCTTCAATGTTCCAGACGCCACTGTTGCAGCATCTCTCTGCCGAACGGAACGCCGAGCTTCTCTCGCGGGTGCCGGCTGGGCGGATCGGTCAACCCGCCGAGTTTGCCGCACTCGCTGCGTGGTTGCTCTCCGAGGAATGCAGTTACACCACCGGTCAGGTGCTGGATCTATCCGGCGGCCGGTACTCAGGCTCGTAA
- a CDS encoding IclR family transcriptional regulator, whose amino-acid sequence MNLALSRSMAVIERLAGEADGVPLMVLATELELPKSAAHRILADLIGLGYVHQDSVTERYRLSMKLVSITQRHLSRVPLVDLAQPFLTRLAERAGELARMSILDEDELIWIAKAQGSKHALRYDPDSGLTVPLYCTASGLALLSALDDESALARLREQGLGDSEQRGPQAPTTEAEFMALLAQARENNFAYTADTYENGISALAVPIVDSRGSALGVVNLVGPSLRFDRETALTHVADVQRAAQEISAALNTTL is encoded by the coding sequence GTGAACCTTGCCCTCTCCCGATCGATGGCTGTGATCGAGCGCCTGGCTGGCGAAGCCGATGGAGTTCCACTCATGGTGCTGGCCACGGAACTGGAGCTACCGAAATCCGCGGCCCACCGCATCCTCGCGGACCTCATCGGCCTGGGCTATGTTCACCAGGACAGCGTGACGGAGCGCTACCGTCTGTCCATGAAACTGGTCTCCATCACCCAGCGCCACCTCTCTCGAGTGCCTCTGGTCGATCTGGCGCAACCATTCCTGACCCGCTTGGCCGAGCGGGCCGGTGAGTTGGCGCGCATGAGCATCCTCGACGAAGACGAACTGATCTGGATTGCTAAGGCCCAGGGCTCCAAGCACGCCCTCCGCTACGATCCCGACTCCGGCCTGACCGTACCGCTCTACTGCACGGCCAGTGGCCTGGCCCTCCTCTCCGCCCTCGACGACGAGTCCGCCCTAGCCCGTCTACGCGAGCAAGGATTGGGTGACTCCGAACAGCGCGGCCCCCAAGCGCCCACCACGGAGGCCGAGTTCATGGCATTATTGGCGCAGGCCCGCGAAAACAACTTTGCCTACACCGCAGACACCTATGAGAACGGCATCTCGGCCTTGGCGGTGCCCATCGTGGATTCCCGCGGCAGCGCCCTCGGCGTCGTCAACCTAGTGGGGCCATCCCTACGCTTCGACCGTGAGACCGCCCTCACCCACGTGGCCGATGTGCAGCGCGCCGCCCAGGAAATTTCGGCCGCCCTCAACACCACCTTGTGA
- a CDS encoding sigma-70 family RNA polymerase sigma factor: MSEPVNERLRELLAQCAEGNQDAFRALYDHLAPVVFGVALRVLRDRSLAEETAQEVLLTVWRTADRFDPARGSVLGWASTMSHRRAVDVVRSVQSQRRRDHAEGVRSAVPVAAEVEEMVVMGDDAAAVRRCLEGLSTPEREAVQLAYYQGRSYREVAQESGTPEGTVKSRIRTALKRLAACLGVRR; encoded by the coding sequence ATGAGCGAACCCGTGAACGAGCGACTCCGGGAGCTGTTGGCGCAGTGCGCCGAGGGCAACCAGGACGCTTTTCGGGCGCTCTACGATCATCTTGCCCCCGTGGTGTTCGGTGTGGCGCTGCGCGTGTTGCGCGATCGCAGCCTGGCCGAAGAGACCGCACAGGAGGTGTTGCTCACCGTGTGGCGCACCGCCGATCGGTTCGACCCAGCGCGCGGCTCCGTGCTGGGCTGGGCGTCGACGATGAGCCACCGGCGCGCCGTCGACGTCGTGAGATCCGTGCAGTCTCAACGGCGTCGGGATCATGCCGAGGGTGTCCGCAGTGCGGTACCCGTGGCTGCGGAGGTGGAGGAGATGGTGGTGATGGGCGACGACGCCGCCGCGGTGCGCCGCTGCCTCGAGGGGCTCAGCACACCCGAGCGCGAGGCCGTGCAGCTGGCCTACTATCAGGGGCGCAGCTACCGTGAGGTGGCCCAGGAGTCCGGTACTCCCGAGGGCACCGTGAAGTCCCGCATCCGCACCGCATTGAAACGATTGGCTGCCTGTTTGGGGGTGAGACGATGA
- a CDS encoding MFS transporter, with protein MTSVSDPVSDPGLSHPALRAGVVGNGIDNIHVFLPVTALAPAMLVLAGPGAAASTGALIMVAMLLGRPLGGIIFGRISDRLGRTRTTRIAIAGTAACALAIAVMPTHELLGPGTVALILALRFIGGIFVAGEYSAAIPLAMEWSSGRRRGLMSGLILSMAPWAQATIAFSVAGLLAVLGPDQYAAWGWRLLFGIGAGLSIGMLIYYRRHVVDAPVFHRHAHQVRATETGNQGAAPNAGRTGMRALLMGRWAGAFWQVFAMMTGLWLLTNTTVLLLTERLSTDSGLNPTAVPVVMGLASVAQAIVMAVAGHLSTGVGRRTLFLCWGAVAAVVGPGLWWLTVHAASWEMAAAGAAVLQVVTVSAYGPVAAYLSERFPTAVRSTGYGAGYSLSLVLPALYPFYLPWLEPLLGRHGSVMALLSLGGVLLMIGAALGPRLGPGELDDDLDAVAYRSAGLAGPAAQPSPRMASRGEPSISSTT; from the coding sequence ATGACTTCCGTTTCTGACCCCGTTTCTGACCCGGGGCTATCGCACCCGGCCCTGCGCGCAGGGGTGGTGGGTAATGGGATCGACAATATCCACGTCTTTCTCCCCGTGACGGCGCTGGCCCCGGCCATGCTGGTGCTCGCCGGCCCCGGGGCCGCAGCCTCCACCGGCGCGCTGATCATGGTGGCCATGCTGCTGGGCCGGCCCCTCGGCGGGATCATTTTCGGTCGGATTTCCGACCGGCTCGGCCGCACCCGCACCACCCGGATCGCCATCGCCGGTACCGCAGCCTGCGCGCTCGCCATCGCGGTGATGCCCACCCACGAGCTACTCGGCCCGGGCACGGTGGCGCTGATTCTGGCACTGCGGTTTATCGGCGGCATTTTCGTGGCGGGTGAATATTCTGCCGCGATTCCGCTGGCCATGGAGTGGTCGTCGGGGCGGCGTCGCGGACTGATGAGCGGTCTGATTCTGTCGATGGCGCCCTGGGCGCAGGCCACGATTGCGTTTTCGGTGGCGGGGCTGCTCGCGGTGCTCGGCCCGGACCAGTACGCCGCGTGGGGGTGGCGGCTGCTGTTCGGCATCGGTGCCGGACTGTCCATCGGGATGCTGATCTACTACCGCCGTCATGTGGTGGATGCCCCGGTGTTCCACCGCCACGCTCATCAGGTGCGCGCTACGGAGACGGGGAACCAGGGCGCGGCGCCGAACGCCGGGAGAACCGGGATGCGGGCGCTGCTGATGGGCCGGTGGGCGGGTGCTTTTTGGCAGGTGTTCGCGATGATGACCGGGCTCTGGCTGCTCACCAACACCACGGTGCTGTTGCTCACGGAGCGATTGTCTACCGATTCGGGGCTGAACCCGACGGCGGTGCCCGTGGTGATGGGGCTGGCCTCGGTGGCGCAGGCGATCGTGATGGCGGTGGCCGGGCACCTCTCCACTGGGGTGGGTCGGCGCACCCTGTTCCTGTGCTGGGGCGCGGTGGCAGCCGTGGTCGGGCCGGGACTGTGGTGGCTCACCGTGCACGCTGCATCGTGGGAAATGGCGGCGGCCGGGGCGGCCGTGCTGCAGGTGGTCACCGTGTCGGCGTATGGGCCGGTGGCTGCGTATTTGTCCGAGCGGTTCCCCACTGCGGTGCGCTCCACCGGGTACGGTGCCGGCTACAGTCTCTCGCTGGTGCTGCCGGCGCTGTACCCGTTTTATCTGCCCTGGCTGGAGCCGCTGCTGGGCCGCCACGGATCGGTGATGGCGCTGTTGAGTCTGGGCGGGGTGTTGCTGATGATCGGTGCCGCACTCGGGCCGCGGCTGGGACCGGGCGAGCTGGACGACGATCTCGATGCCGTCGCCTATCGCAGTGCTGGACTGGCTGGACCGGCTGCTCAGCCTTCGCCGCGGATGGCGTCCAGGGGTGAGCCCAGCATCAGCAGCACCACGTAG
- a CDS encoding acetate/propionate family kinase — MLILVINSGSSSLKYQLRELTDDGVDTAEPVVAKGLIERIGQPGSAITDHAQALEHVAAELEDVLDGRSIDAAGHRVVHGGERFSAPALVTPEVIRAIDRLAPLAPLHNPPAAQGLRALSAQWPDLPQVVVFDTSFHQTMPRQAWQYAVPTTWYTDYGIRRYGFHGTSHDLVTGLTAEHLNISREEFRGIILHLGNGASATAIRDGRSVDTSMGYTPLAGLVMGTRSGDLDPSIVAHLCSAHGYTVEEIDRVLNQESGLLGMTGHTDMRQVLEAAESGDREAEAGLQVASYRLAKYIGGYHVAVDGAQAIVFTAGIGENAAPFRARVLDRLGALGVEYSAEANTQRSDAVRTISTPESRIPVVVAPTDEEQAIAAATVELALRR; from the coding sequence ATGCTGATTCTCGTCATCAATTCCGGTTCGTCGTCGTTGAAATACCAGCTGCGTGAGCTCACCGACGACGGCGTCGATACGGCAGAACCGGTGGTGGCGAAGGGACTCATCGAGCGCATCGGCCAGCCCGGATCCGCTATCACCGACCACGCCCAGGCCCTCGAGCACGTCGCCGCCGAACTGGAGGACGTGCTGGACGGACGCAGCATCGACGCCGCGGGCCACCGGGTGGTGCACGGCGGCGAACGCTTCTCGGCCCCGGCCCTGGTGACGCCCGAAGTGATTCGCGCTATCGACCGGCTGGCCCCGTTGGCCCCGCTGCACAACCCTCCGGCGGCGCAGGGACTGCGCGCCCTGAGCGCCCAGTGGCCGGACCTGCCGCAGGTGGTGGTGTTCGATACCTCGTTCCACCAGACCATGCCGAGGCAGGCCTGGCAGTACGCCGTGCCCACCACGTGGTACACCGACTACGGGATCCGCCGCTACGGGTTCCACGGCACCAGCCACGACCTGGTGACCGGGCTGACCGCCGAGCACCTGAACATTTCCCGCGAGGAGTTCCGCGGGATCATCCTGCACCTGGGCAACGGTGCCTCGGCGACGGCGATCCGCGACGGGCGCTCCGTGGACACCTCCATGGGATACACGCCGCTGGCCGGGCTGGTGATGGGCACCCGATCGGGTGACCTGGACCCCTCGATCGTCGCGCACCTGTGCAGCGCGCACGGCTACACGGTGGAGGAGATCGATCGGGTGCTGAACCAGGAATCCGGGCTGCTGGGCATGACCGGGCACACGGATATGCGGCAGGTGCTGGAGGCAGCGGAGTCCGGCGACCGGGAGGCCGAGGCCGGGTTGCAGGTGGCGTCTTATCGGCTGGCGAAGTACATCGGTGGTTACCATGTGGCGGTCGACGGCGCGCAGGCGATCGTGTTTACCGCCGGCATTGGGGAGAACGCCGCACCGTTCCGCGCCCGGGTGCTGGATCGTCTCGGCGCCCTGGGCGTGGAGTACAGTGCGGAGGCGAATACGCAGCGCTCGGATGCGGTGCGTACCATTTCCACGCCGGAGTCCCGGATCCCCGTCGTCGTCGCGCCCACCGATGAGGAGCAAGCCATTGCCGCCGCCACCGTGGAGCTCGCTCTGCGCCGGTAA
- a CDS encoding DUF445 domain-containing protein, which translates to MTLTPASPATGSPAPALASGAAVTDEQRAAALKRMKLVATSVLVVLAVIFVIAFIYEDRYPWLGYVRAGAEGGMVGALADWFAVTALFRHPMGLPIPHTAIIPRKKDQLGESLGSFFQQNFLESEVMDERLSSLRLAEKVGGWLSTEENSTRVGAEAAQAASGVLRATDDDVVQDVISTLVRDHVVAPEWSPTLSALLQNVIDAGHHRPAFELALDRATDWVRANQDLFISAVRSRSPQWIPDVVDRKLGERIHTEALNYLRAVKRDEHHELRRSVDTWLHGFAADLTDDTDLRAKVEKLKVSLFNDPRLAELASQAWATAKAGLLEQLASPTSDLHHALVSAIRDLGVRLQTDAQLAERVDTMVQQAAHWAANNYGPVLVDIIGETIHRWDGKQAARTIELFAGRDLQFIRINGSIVGALAGVTIYTLAHLLLG; encoded by the coding sequence ATGACCCTCACCCCCGCGTCACCCGCCACGGGTTCTCCCGCGCCTGCCCTTGCCTCCGGCGCCGCCGTCACCGATGAGCAGCGCGCCGCCGCCCTGAAGCGGATGAAACTCGTCGCCACCTCGGTCCTCGTCGTCCTCGCCGTGATTTTCGTGATCGCCTTCATCTACGAGGACCGTTACCCGTGGCTGGGGTACGTGCGCGCGGGCGCGGAGGGCGGCATGGTGGGCGCCCTGGCCGACTGGTTCGCCGTCACCGCTCTGTTCCGCCACCCGATGGGCCTGCCCATCCCGCACACCGCCATCATTCCGCGGAAGAAAGACCAGCTCGGCGAGTCTTTAGGTTCGTTCTTCCAGCAGAATTTCCTGGAATCCGAGGTGATGGATGAGCGCCTCTCCAGCCTGCGCCTCGCCGAGAAGGTGGGCGGCTGGTTGTCTACCGAGGAGAACTCGACGCGGGTGGGTGCCGAGGCCGCACAGGCCGCCTCCGGGGTGCTGCGTGCGACCGACGACGACGTCGTCCAGGATGTGATCTCCACCCTGGTCCGCGATCACGTGGTGGCCCCCGAATGGTCGCCCACCCTGTCTGCGTTGCTGCAGAATGTGATCGACGCCGGCCACCACCGCCCCGCTTTCGAGCTGGCCCTGGACCGCGCCACCGACTGGGTGCGGGCCAATCAGGATCTGTTCATTTCCGCGGTGCGTTCCCGGTCCCCGCAGTGGATTCCCGACGTCGTGGACCGCAAACTCGGCGAGCGTATCCACACCGAGGCACTGAATTACCTGCGCGCGGTGAAGCGTGATGAGCACCATGAGCTACGCCGCTCCGTAGACACCTGGTTGCACGGTTTCGCCGCGGATCTGACCGACGACACCGACCTGCGCGCCAAGGTGGAGAAGCTGAAGGTCTCTCTCTTTAACGATCCGCGCCTGGCCGAGCTGGCCTCGCAGGCCTGGGCGACGGCGAAGGCTGGACTGTTGGAGCAGTTGGCCAGCCCGACCTCGGACCTGCACCACGCCCTGGTCAGCGCGATCCGCGATCTGGGCGTGCGCCTGCAGACCGACGCCCAACTGGCCGAGCGCGTCGACACCATGGTGCAACAGGCAGCACACTGGGCGGCCAACAACTACGGCCCCGTGCTGGTCGACATCATCGGCGAGACCATCCACCGCTGGGACGGCAAACAGGCCGCTCGCACCATCGAGCTCTTCGCCGGGCGCGACCTGCAGTTCATCCGCATCAATGGCTCCATCGTCGGCGCCCTGGCCGGGGTGACCATCTACACGCTGGCCCACCTACTCCTGGGGTAG
- a CDS encoding Gfo/Idh/MocA family oxidoreductase: MTAEPTRPLRLALFGAGMIGREHLKYARAESRVEMVALADPTDAAEQLARENGLAWYADYHDLLEREEIDAVIIALPNVLHAPAAIAVMEHGHAVLLEKPIADTVEAAREIVAAQQRTGVPLLVGHQRRHAPDIVAAKKLIDDGGLGDIVSVGLLSTWRKNDAYYEATWRVQPGAGPILINLIHDLDALRYLVGDVTEVVALGSSAQRGHPVADTAGAVLRFEQGALGSVSLSDAAVSPWNWDLTSGYGAYFPTPPDEDAYFLSGTKAALALPSLTLYRYDQVDENGNPAEGHWQVPLTREVVERDDHNAYVRQLDHFIAVARGEVQPVVSADDAYRSLVTTVAVDTAQSEKRVIEVRP, from the coding sequence ATGACCGCTGAACCGACACGACCGCTGCGACTGGCTCTATTCGGGGCCGGAATGATCGGGCGCGAGCATCTGAAATACGCACGCGCCGAGAGTCGCGTCGAAATGGTGGCACTAGCCGACCCCACGGACGCCGCCGAGCAGCTGGCGCGCGAGAACGGCCTGGCCTGGTACGCCGACTACCACGATCTGCTAGAGCGGGAAGAGATCGATGCGGTGATCATCGCTCTGCCCAACGTGCTGCACGCGCCGGCCGCGATCGCCGTGATGGAGCACGGTCACGCCGTGCTGCTGGAAAAGCCGATTGCCGATACCGTCGAGGCTGCGCGCGAGATTGTGGCGGCTCAGCAGCGCACCGGGGTGCCGCTGCTGGTGGGTCATCAGCGTCGTCACGCTCCCGACATCGTGGCGGCAAAGAAACTGATCGACGACGGGGGACTGGGTGACATTGTTTCGGTCGGGTTGCTCTCTACCTGGCGGAAGAACGACGCCTACTACGAGGCCACCTGGCGGGTTCAGCCCGGCGCTGGGCCGATCCTCATCAACCTCATCCATGACCTGGACGCGCTGCGTTACCTGGTGGGCGACGTGACCGAGGTAGTGGCGCTGGGCAGCAGTGCGCAGCGAGGTCACCCGGTGGCCGATACGGCCGGTGCGGTGCTGCGATTCGAACAGGGGGCGCTGGGTTCGGTGTCCCTCTCGGATGCCGCCGTATCGCCCTGGAACTGGGACCTGACCTCCGGTTATGGTGCTTATTTCCCGACACCCCCGGACGAGGACGCCTACTTCCTGTCCGGCACCAAGGCAGCCCTGGCGCTACCCTCGCTGACTCTATACCGCTATGACCAGGTGGACGAGAACGGCAACCCTGCCGAAGGCCACTGGCAGGTGCCGCTGACCCGTGAGGTGGTGGAGCGCGACGATCATAACGCCTACGTGCGCCAGCTGGACCACTTCATCGCGGTCGCCCGCGGGGAAGTCCAGCCTGTCGTCTCCGCAGATGATGCCTACCGTTCGCTGGTCACCACCGTTGCGGTGGATACCGCCCAGTCCGAAAAGCGTGTGATTGAGGTGCGCCCGTGA
- a CDS encoding Ltp family lipoprotein: MSGPDLPSTSPLPYHDAEPRPARRWFTKKRFLIPGGVLALLIIGGVAGGGGDTSDPVAAPSASPSPTMEEAELVDETLAAEEAEASASAEAEASAEAEASRQAEAEAEAEASASAEAEAEVSRQAEAEVEAAAEAEADAGTVSQQNALRSAENYLNVLPFSRSGLIEQLEFESYSTADATWAVDQVTVDWNEQAAKSAENYLDVMGFSRQGLIDQLVFEGYTQEQAVYGVNQTGL, encoded by the coding sequence ATGTCAGGCCCCGATCTTCCCTCAACTTCTCCCCTTCCCTACCACGACGCCGAGCCCCGCCCCGCTCGCCGCTGGTTCACCAAAAAGCGGTTCCTCATTCCCGGCGGCGTGCTCGCGCTGCTGATCATCGGCGGAGTGGCCGGCGGCGGAGGCGACACGTCAGATCCGGTCGCCGCCCCGTCTGCCTCCCCTTCCCCCACTATGGAAGAAGCGGAGTTGGTCGATGAGACCCTCGCCGCCGAAGAGGCCGAAGCTTCAGCCTCCGCGGAAGCCGAGGCGTCCGCAGAAGCGGAAGCATCGCGCCAAGCCGAAGCAGAGGCCGAAGCCGAAGCATCAGCGTCTGCGGAGGCCGAGGCAGAAGTCTCCCGTCAAGCCGAAGCAGAGGTGGAAGCGGCAGCGGAGGCTGAAGCCGACGCCGGCACCGTGAGCCAGCAGAACGCACTGCGCTCCGCCGAGAACTACCTGAACGTCTTGCCCTTCTCCCGCAGCGGACTGATCGAACAGCTGGAGTTCGAAAGCTACTCCACCGCGGATGCCACCTGGGCCGTCGATCAGGTCACCGTGGATTGGAACGAGCAGGCTGCGAAATCTGCCGAAAACTACCTGGATGTCATGGGCTTTTCTCGTCAGGGACTGATCGACCAGCTCGTTTTCGAGGGGTACACCCAGGAGCAGGCGGTCTATGGGGTCAACCAGACTGGGCTCTGA
- a CDS encoding universal stress protein has translation MGHIVVGIDGSENSLHAFDHALTLARGRNAALEAVAAYTEPGYGYTPAAASASRAGDARTLARAALDETVASAGLSEDEERRVTTTVVEGDAAKALIEASATADLTVVGQRGRGRISGRFMGSVSSSVAAHGQCPTLVIPGHTGPHDDAEPSSAADPLSEDLKAALDAAAAERGDGLARGAHASADAGDDVEKMLDFSGSVVVGTDLQAEPITLALVAAEYAQQLGHTLTLVAAHRFSATAWGPVSPIYGAQVPQMRRDFADRLALIAGKVAEKTSVPVRWRFFDAAPATALGAASATAPLVVVGTRGRGGFAGLLLGSVSQSLLNRTDAPVLVVPHTREN, from the coding sequence ATGGGACACATTGTGGTGGGAATTGACGGATCCGAGAACAGTCTGCACGCCTTCGACCATGCCCTGACCCTGGCCCGGGGCCGCAACGCCGCCCTGGAAGCGGTCGCCGCCTACACTGAGCCCGGCTACGGGTACACCCCCGCGGCCGCCTCGGCCTCCCGGGCCGGAGACGCCCGTACCCTGGCCCGGGCCGCCCTCGATGAGACGGTCGCCTCGGCCGGGCTCAGCGAGGACGAAGAACGCCGGGTCACCACCACCGTGGTGGAGGGCGATGCTGCCAAGGCCCTGATCGAAGCCTCCGCCACCGCCGATCTCACCGTGGTGGGTCAGCGCGGTCGCGGCCGGATTTCGGGCCGGTTCATGGGAAGCGTGTCCTCCTCGGTGGCCGCCCACGGGCAGTGCCCCACCCTGGTGATCCCGGGACACACTGGACCCCACGACGACGCAGAGCCCAGTTCGGCGGCAGACCCGCTCAGCGAAGATCTGAAAGCCGCACTCGATGCAGCCGCGGCCGAGCGCGGAGACGGACTGGCCCGCGGCGCCCACGCCTCCGCGGATGCCGGCGACGACGTCGAGAAGATGCTGGACTTCTCCGGCAGCGTAGTGGTCGGGACTGACCTGCAGGCCGAACCGATCACCCTGGCCCTGGTGGCCGCGGAGTACGCCCAGCAGCTGGGCCACACTCTCACCCTGGTGGCCGCGCATCGGTTCTCCGCCACGGCGTGGGGTCCGGTGTCACCCATCTACGGGGCGCAGGTGCCCCAGATGCGCCGCGATTTCGCCGACCGGCTCGCCCTGATCGCGGGCAAGGTGGCCGAGAAAACCTCGGTTCCGGTGCGTTGGCGGTTCTTCGACGCCGCCCCCGCCACCGCCCTGGGAGCCGCCTCGGCCACCGCGCCGCTCGTCGTGGTGGGCACCCGCGGCCGCGGCGGATTCGCCGGACTGCTGCTGGGTTCCGTGAGTCAGTCGCTACTCAACCGCACCGATGCACCGGTGCTGGTGGTCCCGCACACCCGGGAGAACTGA